From a single Candidatus Methanoperedens sp. genomic region:
- a CDS encoding cobalt-precorrin-7 (C(5))-methyltransferase produces MKIVGVGAAPDLLTQEAIFAIRNAGIIFGSKRAIALAKEHIRCEAHEITDYTLRSLPENAVVLSTGDPMLSGLGKYAKEGDEIIPGISSLQLACARLCLDIEKLSVITAHARDTGTVKTRLITELRNGRDIFLLPDSSFGIEEIAGLLKALGLSRRIFVCEKLGYPEERIATGTAEKPPHAGSEMYCVVII; encoded by the coding sequence GTGAAAATAGTTGGCGTTGGTGCAGCTCCCGATCTCCTGACACAGGAAGCAATATTTGCCATTCGGAATGCAGGGATAATATTCGGCTCAAAAAGGGCGATAGCACTGGCAAAAGAACATATCAGATGCGAGGCGCACGAAATTACGGATTACACCCTTCGTTCACTTCCTGAAAATGCAGTTGTGCTTTCGACAGGAGACCCGATGCTCTCCGGTCTTGGGAAATACGCGAAAGAAGGTGATGAAATCATCCCCGGGATTTCTTCGCTGCAGCTTGCCTGCGCAAGATTATGTCTGGATATTGAGAAGCTTTCTGTAATCACAGCCCATGCGCGTGATACAGGCACTGTAAAGACGAGGCTTATAACGGAATTAAGAAATGGGAGAGATATTTTTCTTCTTCCTGACTCGTCCTTCGGAATAGAGGAGATTGCAGGTCTTCTAAAAGCCCTGGGTCTGTCAAGGCGGATTTTTGTGTGTGAGAAGCTTGGTTATCCAGAGGAGCGGATAGCAACAGGTACTGCCGAAAAGCCCCCGCATGCCGGGTCGGAGATGTACTGTGTGGTAATTATATAA